In Electrophorus electricus isolate fEleEle1 chromosome 1, fEleEle1.pri, whole genome shotgun sequence, a single window of DNA contains:
- the si:dkey-45d16.4 gene encoding uncharacterized protein si:dkey-45d16.4 isoform X2, whose product MERVLEMPDNDGFSLAGPSTTPRKRQVRFSARHDILLLREVIAQNPFTSKESGRIWARVGEIITAALQDENFEVDGRRCRERTMLLLDYYKKQDFASLRRFGTERLYAQKEDLLHEVLELEAEKNLLASGEGKYQDEELKKRALEELALPEPDKPTVLPVTTAPPTVPGSLEPEEQEDLGDLAPPTAKRPCQCCCQTYSEILSFLEKRSEAEQHLREEEMALRREELEIQRNKIALERERLGAERKERERRFELESQERQVILDLLKEKVLKSEKNLEC is encoded by the exons ATGGAACGTGTGCTGGAAATGCCGGACAACGACG gtTTCTCCCTGGCTGGCCCCTCCACGACTCCACGGAAGAGGCAGGTGCGTTTTTCTGCCCGCCATGACATCCTGCTGCTCCGTGAGGTCATCGCCCAGAACCCCTTTACCTCCAAAGAGTCGGGCCGGATCTGGGCCCGTGTAGGCGAGATCATCACCGCTGCTCTGCAGGACGAGAACTTTGAGGTGGACGGGCGGCGATGCAGAGAAAGAACCATGCTGCTGCTGGATTACTATAAGAAGCAGGACTTCGCCAGCCTGCGCAG GTTTGGGACTGAGAGACTGTATGCACAGAAGGAGGACCTACTGCATGAGGTTCTTGAGTTAGAGGCTGAGAAGAACCTCCTGGCCAGTGGTGAAGGAAAATACCAGGATGAAGAGCTGAAGAAGAGAGCGCTGGAAGAGCTGGCACTTCCTGAACCTGACAAACCCACTGTACTCCCAGTCACAACAGCACCACCTACAG TGCCCGGGTCGCTGGAGCCCGAGGAGCAGGAAGACCTGGGCGACCTGGCGCCGCCCACAGCCAAGCGCCCGTGTCAGTGCTGCTGTCAGACGTACTCGGAGATCCTGAGCTTCCTGGAGAAGCGCTCGGAAGCGGAGCAGCACCTTCGGGAGGAGGAGATGGCACTCCGCAGGGAGGAGCTGGAGATTCAGAGGAACAAGATCGCCCTGGAGCGTGAGCGGCTGGGAGCCGAGAGGAAGGAGCGTGAGCGGAGGTTCGAGCTGGAGAGCCAGGAACGGCAGGTGATCCTGGACCTCCTCAAGGAGAAGGTGCTCAAGAGTGAGAAGAACCTCGAGTGTTGA
- the cygb2 gene encoding cytoglobin-2 — MEKERDAGEAERGERAEPLSDAERGIVQDTWARVYESCEDVGVAILIRFFVNFPSAKQYFLQFQDMEEPEEMERSVQLRKHACRVMDAINTVVKNLHDPEKVSSVLTVVGKAHALKHKVEPVYFKILSGVILEVLAEDFGECFSPEVQTAWTKLMGVLYWHITGAYQEVGWVKLSSSAV, encoded by the exons atGGAGAAGGAGCGGGACGCCGGGGAAGCGGAACGGGGCGAGCGCGCCGAGCCCCTCAGCGACGCCGAGCGCGGCATCGTGCAGGACACCTGGGCGCGAGTGTACGAGAGCTGCGAGGATGTGGGTGTGGCCATCCTCATCag GTTCTTCGTGAACTTCCCCTCGGCAAAGCAGTACTTCCTTCAGTTCCAGGACATGGAAGAGCCAGAGGAGATGGAGCGCAGCGTGCAGCTGCGTAAGCATGCGTGCCGGGTCATGGATGCCATCAACACGGTGGTGAAGAACCTCCACGACCCCGAGAAGGTGTCCTCTGTGCTGACGGTGGTGGGCAAGGCGCATGCCCTGAAACACAAAGTGGAGCCCGTGTATTTCAAG ATCCTGAGTGGCGTGATCCTGGAGGTCCTGGCGGAGGACTTTGGTGAGTGCTTCAGCCCTGAGGTGCAGACGGCCTGGACCAAACTGATGGGGGTGCTGTACTGGCACATCACCGGAGCGTACCAAGAGGTGGGCTGGGTCAAGCTGTCCAGCTCAGCTGTCTGA
- the si:dkey-45d16.4 gene encoding uncharacterized protein si:dkey-45d16.4 isoform X1, producing the protein MLMCCILPYKGGKLLHTLCFSLSLGFSLAGPSTTPRKRQVRFSARHDILLLREVIAQNPFTSKESGRIWARVGEIITAALQDENFEVDGRRCRERTMLLLDYYKKQDFASLRRFGTERLYAQKEDLLHEVLELEAEKNLLASGEGKYQDEELKKRALEELALPEPDKPTVLPVTTAPPTVPGSLEPEEQEDLGDLAPPTAKRPCQCCCQTYSEILSFLEKRSEAEQHLREEEMALRREELEIQRNKIALERERLGAERKERERRFELESQERQVILDLLKEKVLKSEKNLEC; encoded by the exons ATGCTTATGTGCTGTATCCTTCCGTATAAAGGAGGTAAACTTCTCCAcaccctctgtttctccctctctctaggtTTCTCCCTGGCTGGCCCCTCCACGACTCCACGGAAGAGGCAGGTGCGTTTTTCTGCCCGCCATGACATCCTGCTGCTCCGTGAGGTCATCGCCCAGAACCCCTTTACCTCCAAAGAGTCGGGCCGGATCTGGGCCCGTGTAGGCGAGATCATCACCGCTGCTCTGCAGGACGAGAACTTTGAGGTGGACGGGCGGCGATGCAGAGAAAGAACCATGCTGCTGCTGGATTACTATAAGAAGCAGGACTTCGCCAGCCTGCGCAG GTTTGGGACTGAGAGACTGTATGCACAGAAGGAGGACCTACTGCATGAGGTTCTTGAGTTAGAGGCTGAGAAGAACCTCCTGGCCAGTGGTGAAGGAAAATACCAGGATGAAGAGCTGAAGAAGAGAGCGCTGGAAGAGCTGGCACTTCCTGAACCTGACAAACCCACTGTACTCCCAGTCACAACAGCACCACCTACAG TGCCCGGGTCGCTGGAGCCCGAGGAGCAGGAAGACCTGGGCGACCTGGCGCCGCCCACAGCCAAGCGCCCGTGTCAGTGCTGCTGTCAGACGTACTCGGAGATCCTGAGCTTCCTGGAGAAGCGCTCGGAAGCGGAGCAGCACCTTCGGGAGGAGGAGATGGCACTCCGCAGGGAGGAGCTGGAGATTCAGAGGAACAAGATCGCCCTGGAGCGTGAGCGGCTGGGAGCCGAGAGGAAGGAGCGTGAGCGGAGGTTCGAGCTGGAGAGCCAGGAACGGCAGGTGATCCTGGACCTCCTCAAGGAGAAGGTGCTCAAGAGTGAGAAGAACCTCGAGTGTTGA